From a region of the Mycobacteroides saopaulense genome:
- a CDS encoding molybdopterin-containing oxidoreductase family protein, translated as MTVETKTTFCRICEPLCGMIATVEDGKLLSLRPDKENPASSGFSCQKGIAFADVHNDPDRLITPMRRTPSGEFEPVDWDTAMADIAERVRAIHRAHGSGALGWYFGNPGAFSYSHVLWLLMLSLGFGSRLHLFTAGSQDINSRFVASQLLYGNSVTMPIPDIPRTDLLVVIGANPVVSHGSGVTIPRIRDHMKAVVKRGGRVLVIDPRRTETAADFEWLGIAPDGDAFLLLSLLQVMFEEGLIDRARLAEQASGAAWLEQLARPFTPESTQEHTGIDPGAVRQLARDLVVADRSVVYGRVGTCLGQNGTLTTYLLDVVNLAAGNLGRAGGSMFGSLGMPGERFAMKAVGALLGSVYRRRRSRIGGFPSVLASEPAGIMAKEITTPGRGQIRALFVGAGNPVLSVPNGNELEAAFAQLDLMVGIDLYVNETLAHCDYVLPATTMYERDDFMIPFAMLRPAPFRQVTEAVTAPAGQARQEWQIIDDLTSRLGDLTPGLRLIEGVRRTLAVFGSRLQPRLFVDALIRLSEGGDRFRLRRRGLTFDRLSHEYPHGKVLAEHLPEVPLSHSVSYLNGRVRLQHKDIETEVASLVARTHDPRFPMRLIGMREARSENSWMHNVPMLMRGGRVQRALIHAYDADRLGVATDDLLTITSAQGEIEVPAQVSKDILPGVVAVPHGWGHRRRAGWNTANANPGANVNLLMSSEPDDLEALAGMARLNGVPVRIQRA; from the coding sequence CCGACCGGCTGATCACCCCCATGCGACGCACACCCTCCGGGGAGTTCGAGCCGGTCGACTGGGATACCGCGATGGCCGATATCGCCGAGCGCGTGCGCGCTATCCACCGGGCGCACGGATCCGGCGCCTTGGGCTGGTACTTCGGCAACCCGGGGGCGTTCAGCTATTCGCATGTGCTCTGGTTGTTGATGCTGAGCCTGGGATTCGGCTCCCGGCTGCATCTGTTCACGGCGGGTTCGCAGGACATCAACAGCCGATTTGTCGCCAGTCAGCTGCTCTATGGGAACTCGGTGACCATGCCGATTCCGGACATCCCACGCACCGACCTGTTGGTGGTCATCGGGGCCAATCCCGTCGTATCCCACGGCTCCGGGGTGACCATCCCGCGAATACGCGATCACATGAAGGCGGTGGTCAAGCGTGGGGGAAGGGTGCTGGTGATCGATCCCCGCCGCACAGAAACCGCGGCGGACTTCGAATGGCTTGGCATTGCCCCCGACGGCGACGCTTTCCTACTGTTGTCGCTGCTGCAGGTGATGTTCGAGGAAGGGCTCATCGACAGGGCCCGGTTGGCCGAGCAGGCCAGCGGCGCCGCCTGGCTCGAGCAGCTGGCAAGGCCGTTCACGCCAGAATCGACGCAGGAGCACACCGGCATCGATCCCGGTGCGGTCCGGCAGTTGGCCCGCGATCTCGTCGTCGCCGACCGCTCCGTGGTGTACGGCAGGGTGGGCACGTGCCTCGGCCAAAATGGAACGCTCACAACGTATCTGCTCGATGTCGTGAACCTGGCCGCGGGAAACCTGGGCCGTGCGGGTGGCTCGATGTTCGGATCGCTGGGCATGCCGGGTGAGCGATTCGCCATGAAGGCGGTCGGCGCCCTGCTGGGCTCGGTGTACCGCCGCCGCCGCTCTCGTATCGGCGGTTTCCCCTCGGTATTGGCCTCGGAACCGGCGGGGATCATGGCCAAGGAGATCACCACCCCGGGCCGGGGCCAGATCCGGGCGCTGTTCGTGGGAGCGGGAAACCCGGTGCTCTCGGTGCCCAACGGCAACGAGTTGGAGGCCGCGTTCGCGCAGCTGGACTTGATGGTGGGTATTGACCTCTACGTCAACGAGACGTTGGCGCACTGTGACTACGTGTTGCCGGCCACGACCATGTACGAGCGCGACGATTTCATGATCCCCTTCGCGATGCTGCGGCCCGCGCCTTTCCGGCAGGTAACCGAGGCGGTGACGGCTCCCGCGGGGCAGGCGCGCCAGGAATGGCAGATCATCGACGACCTCACCAGCAGGCTCGGCGACCTCACGCCGGGCCTGCGGCTCATCGAGGGCGTGCGCAGAACGCTGGCCGTGTTCGGTTCGCGGCTGCAGCCCCGGCTCTTCGTGGACGCGCTGATCAGGTTGTCCGAGGGAGGCGACCGATTCCGGCTGCGTCGCCGGGGCCTGACCTTCGATCGGCTCAGCCATGAGTATCCGCACGGCAAGGTCCTCGCCGAACACTTGCCGGAGGTGCCGCTGTCGCATTCGGTGTCGTATCTCAATGGGCGGGTTCGACTGCAACACAAGGATATTGAGACCGAGGTCGCCTCACTGGTCGCGCGGACACACGATCCGCGGTTCCCTATGCGCCTGATCGGTATGCGGGAGGCCCGTTCGGAGAATTCCTGGATGCACAACGTGCCGATGCTGATGCGGGGCGGGCGAGTGCAACGTGCCCTCATCCATGCCTATGACGCCGACCGGCTCGGTGTGGCGACCGATGACCTGCTGACCATCACCTCCGCGCAGGGCGAGATCGAGGTGCCGGCTCAGGTGAGCAAGGACATCCTTCCGGGGGTTGTCGCCGTGCCGCACGGCTGGGGGCACCGTCGCCGCGCCGGATGGAACACCGCCAACGCAAACCCGGGTGCCAACGTCAACCTGCTGATGTCCAGCGAGCCCGACGACCTGGAGGCGCTGGCCGGGATGGCGCGCCTGAACGGGGTGCCTGTCCGCATCCAGCGAGCATGA